One genomic window of Nicotiana sylvestris chromosome 10, ASM39365v2, whole genome shotgun sequence includes the following:
- the LOC104237688 gene encoding uncharacterized protein isoform X2, whose protein sequence is MFGKKKRISLTTKETVQAIRSEKDHLIKLIEEQPIIGERSEANKRHVEEQFVEGHIVDKQMQIDSTTPTANERSEEQASGPVTPNKKRGRTQMCSVHGRKTRKVITLNNLNQPIGPTKEDVREFGSFLGTLARTATLCPRDIMDWRKMDTKDDLWTYTKLKYDIPDAAKTWTLFSIGSAWRRHKNQLKKYYYDAYQNDEVRMTKRPDYITEYQFKELLKYWSSDKPQVENLK, encoded by the exons GTTTGGCAAAAAAAAGAGAATATCATTGACAACAAAAGAAACCGTTCAAGCTATACGGTCAGAGAAAGATCATCTGATAAAACTAATTGAAGAACAACCGATAATAGGAGAacgatctgaagcaaataaacgACATGTAGAGGAGCAATTTGTAGAGGGGCACATTGTAGATAAGCAGATGCAAATAGATTCTACCACTCCTACAGCTAATGAACGATCTGAAGAACAAG CTTCTGGTCCTGTAACTCCAAATAAAAAAAGAGGCAGGACACAAATGTGTAGTGTCCATGGCCGAAAGACGCGTAAGGTGATCACGCTTAACAATTTGAATCAGCCCATTGGTCCTACTAAAGAAGATGTAAGAGAGTTTGGTAGCTTCCTCGGTACACTGGCAAGGACTGCAACTCTTTGCCCGCGGGATATAATGGATTGGAGGAAAATGGACACAAAAGACGATTTATGGACATATACTAAG TTGAAGTATGATATTCCTGATGCTGCAAAAACATGGACTTTGTTTTCAATTGGAAGTGCTTGGAGAAGGCATAAAAATCAACTGAAGAAATATTATTATGATGCCTATCAAAATGATGAAGTTCGAATGACAAAAAGGCCCGATTATATAACAGAATATCAGTTTAAAGAGCTCCTGAAATATTGGAGTTCTGATAAACCACAG GTGGAGAACTTGAAGTAG
- the LOC104237688 gene encoding uncharacterized protein isoform X3, translating to MFGKKKRISLTTKETVQAIRSEKDHLIKLIEEQPIIGERSEANKRHVEEQFVEGHIVDKQMQIDSTTPTANERSEEQASGPVTPNKKRGRTQMCSVHGRKTRKVITLNNLNQPIGPTKEDVREFGSFLGTLARTATLCPRDIMDWRKMDTKDDLWTYTKV from the exons GTTTGGCAAAAAAAAGAGAATATCATTGACAACAAAAGAAACCGTTCAAGCTATACGGTCAGAGAAAGATCATCTGATAAAACTAATTGAAGAACAACCGATAATAGGAGAacgatctgaagcaaataaacgACATGTAGAGGAGCAATTTGTAGAGGGGCACATTGTAGATAAGCAGATGCAAATAGATTCTACCACTCCTACAGCTAATGAACGATCTGAAGAACAAG CTTCTGGTCCTGTAACTCCAAATAAAAAAAGAGGCAGGACACAAATGTGTAGTGTCCATGGCCGAAAGACGCGTAAGGTGATCACGCTTAACAATTTGAATCAGCCCATTGGTCCTACTAAAGAAGATGTAAGAGAGTTTGGTAGCTTCCTCGGTACACTGGCAAGGACTGCAACTCTTTGCCCGCGGGATATAATGGATTGGAGGAAAATGGACACAAAAGACGATTTATGGACATATACTAAGGTTTAA